A DNA window from Streptomyces sp. B21-083 contains the following coding sequences:
- a CDS encoding ComEC/Rec2 family competence protein produces the protein MHAASGKRLGAANPRQEGPTDLRLVPPALAAWATAALALDVPPGWATGGAVVCSVVAGLLLLARRTSGEPGLASAGQPRWGNWSRVSVAAVLLCVAAAAVSAGLHGADLRRGPVPGLARQYAGVTAELEVTSDPRLTRPRVQGARALPTAVLIEADVRRVEKADGSVEATRTPVLVTVDMGVKPRKPGPFRREVNAPRAAAEAADGPESSPWLGLLPSTRLRVTGRLVPALTGGDRVAAVLRVRDRAAPEVVGEPSAAQRFAGRLRAGLRDATEDLPADARALLPGLVVGDTSRVTPELDEAFKETDLTHLMAVSGANFTILLALLIGPPALAQQVERRGLAPRLGLSLRTTALLGGALTLGFVVVCRPDPSVLRAAACGSVALLALATGRRRSLIPALATAILLLVLYDPWLARSYGFLLSVLATGALLTLAPRWSPALRRRGVPPRMAEALAAAGAAQAVCAPVVAVLSARVSLVAVPCNLLAEFAVAPATVLGFAALASAQVAMPVAKMLAWGASWPAGWIVDIARTGAALPGGGVDWPGSWTGALLLGLCMVLVVFAGARLLRHPWWCAACGVLLLLVVVRPVPLTRVITGWPPPGWRFVMCDVGQGDATVLAAGEGTGVVVDAGPDPVLVDHCLRELGITKVPLVILTHFHADHVAGLPGVLRGRSVGAIETTGFEEPEDQAEFVLREAAARRVPVTRAVAGERRRTGDLDWEVLWPRPAPAPEPEGANDASVTLLVRSAGLRLLLLGDLEPPAQRALLSSPAAAQVRAVDVLKVAHHGSAYQDPDLIRAAAPRLALISCGADNTYGHPAPSTVATLRDGGAVVLRTDEDGALAVVGAGRELRVARN, from the coding sequence GTGCACGCGGCCTCGGGGAAACGCCTGGGGGCAGCCAATCCCCGGCAGGAAGGGCCGACGGACCTGCGGTTGGTGCCTCCCGCACTGGCGGCCTGGGCGACGGCCGCCCTGGCGCTGGACGTCCCGCCCGGCTGGGCCACCGGCGGTGCGGTCGTCTGTTCGGTCGTGGCGGGTCTGCTCCTGCTGGCCCGACGTACTTCCGGGGAGCCCGGTCTCGCGTCGGCCGGACAGCCCCGGTGGGGAAACTGGTCGAGGGTTTCCGTGGCCGCCGTGCTGCTCTGTGTCGCCGCCGCCGCGGTCTCCGCCGGGCTGCACGGGGCCGATCTGCGGCGGGGGCCGGTGCCGGGACTGGCGCGGCAGTATGCCGGTGTGACGGCCGAGTTGGAGGTCACCTCCGATCCGCGACTCACCCGGCCCCGTGTCCAGGGCGCCCGTGCCCTGCCGACCGCCGTACTGATCGAGGCCGATGTCCGGCGCGTCGAGAAGGCGGACGGGAGTGTGGAGGCGACGCGGACGCCCGTGCTGGTGACCGTCGACATGGGCGTGAAGCCGAGGAAGCCGGGACCGTTCCGCCGGGAGGTTAACGCGCCGAGAGCGGCGGCGGAGGCGGCGGACGGGCCGGAGAGTTCGCCCTGGCTAGGGCTGTTGCCGTCCACGCGGCTGCGGGTGACCGGGCGGCTCGTGCCCGCGTTGACGGGCGGCGACCGGGTCGCGGCCGTGCTGCGGGTACGGGACCGTGCGGCGCCGGAGGTGGTGGGGGAGCCGTCGGCGGCGCAGCGGTTCGCGGGGCGACTGCGTGCGGGGCTGCGGGACGCCACCGAGGACCTGCCGGCGGACGCGCGGGCGCTGCTGCCCGGGCTGGTCGTCGGAGACACCTCCCGCGTCACACCCGAGCTGGACGAGGCGTTCAAGGAGACCGACCTCACGCACCTTATGGCGGTCAGCGGGGCGAACTTCACGATTCTGCTCGCCCTGCTCATCGGCCCGCCCGCCCTCGCCCAGCAGGTCGAACGGCGGGGCCTCGCACCCCGCCTGGGCCTGTCCCTCCGGACGACCGCGCTGCTCGGCGGCGCGCTCACCCTGGGATTCGTCGTCGTGTGCCGGCCCGACCCGAGTGTGCTGCGGGCCGCGGCCTGCGGATCCGTCGCGTTGCTCGCCCTCGCAACCGGGCGCCGCCGGTCACTGATCCCGGCTCTGGCGACAGCGATTCTGCTCCTGGTGCTGTACGACCCCTGGCTGGCGCGGAGTTACGGCTTCCTGCTCTCCGTCCTCGCCACCGGCGCGCTCCTCACCCTCGCGCCCCGCTGGAGCCCGGCGTTGCGCAGGCGCGGGGTGCCGCCACGGATGGCGGAGGCGCTGGCGGCGGCCGGTGCGGCGCAGGCCGTGTGCGCGCCGGTCGTGGCCGTACTGTCGGCACGGGTGAGTCTGGTGGCGGTGCCGTGCAACCTGCTCGCGGAGTTCGCCGTCGCCCCGGCCACCGTGCTGGGCTTCGCGGCACTGGCCTCGGCGCAGGTGGCGATGCCGGTGGCCAAGATGCTGGCCTGGGGCGCGAGTTGGCCCGCGGGATGGATCGTGGACATCGCCCGTACGGGAGCGGCGCTGCCCGGAGGGGGAGTGGACTGGCCGGGTAGTTGGACGGGCGCGTTGCTGCTGGGGCTGTGCATGGTGCTCGTGGTGTTCGCCGGCGCGCGACTGTTGAGGCATCCCTGGTGGTGCGCGGCCTGCGGGGTGCTGTTGCTCCTGGTCGTGGTGCGGCCGGTACCGCTGACCAGGGTGATCACGGGGTGGCCGCCGCCGGGGTGGCGGTTCGTCATGTGCGACGTGGGGCAGGGGGACGCGACCGTGCTCGCGGCAGGGGAAGGCACCGGTGTGGTCGTGGACGCCGGACCCGACCCGGTACTGGTCGACCACTGCCTGCGCGAACTCGGCATCACCAAGGTGCCCCTCGTGATCCTCACCCACTTCCACGCGGACCACGTCGCGGGGCTGCCCGGCGTACTGCGCGGGCGGTCGGTGGGCGCGATCGAGACGACAGGGTTCGAAGAGCCCGAGGACCAGGCCGAGTTCGTGCTCAGGGAGGCGGCGGCCCGGCGCGTCCCGGTGACGCGTGCCGTCGCCGGTGAGCGGCGGCGGACGGGTGACCTCGACTGGGAGGTGCTGTGGCCGAGGCCTGCCCCGGCCCCTGAACCGGAGGGCGCCAACGACGCCAGTGTCACGCTGCTCGTACGGTCGGCCGGGCTGCGCCTGCTGCTCCTCGGGGACCTCGAACCTCCGGCCCAGCGCGCGCTGTTGAGCTCACCGGCCGCCGCCCAGGTACGTGCCGTGGACGTCCTCAAGGTCGCCCATCACGGGTCCGCCTATCAGGACCCCGACCTCATACGGGCGGCTGCTCCGCGGCTGGCGCTCATCTCGTGCGGCGCGGACAACACGTACGGGCATCCGGCTCCCAGCACGGTGGCGACGCTCAGGGACGGGGGTGCTGTGGTGCTGCGGACGGATGAGGACGGGGCACTGGCGGTCGTCGGTGCGGGCAGGGAGTTGCGGGTGGCGAGAAACTGA
- a CDS encoding helix-hairpin-helix domain-containing protein: MALRSRSHATTPTSGPGRGPMSDGRVRYGRRRPHGRARQRQASADEIRRRAQALFGEQALRRRESGNGPPGGERDAGAGAGDFGEGARGVTPAVRLDIPIGTPVDVPVTVPAVDVPVAVPRGRAGVSRDAPRAAEAPETAETAEIPVAVGSGAGAHAHAGGGARVVGGRAAGAWQERAGLAMRERMPVWLQVRCGLERRSVVALTVVLVAAAVLATQHFWTGRAQPVRAPEIVRAAAPVGAARAGVTAVPRGVTGAAGAQIVVDVSGKVREPGVHRLPAGSRVTDALRAAGGVRPGTKTDGLNRARFLVDGEQVVVGGAVPVPGAVMGGTGGSGGGGAGGSMGGPAAGPAAPVPLNTATVDQLDTLPGVGPVLAQHIIDYRTQHGGYRSVDELRDVNGIGDRRFADLRNLVQP, translated from the coding sequence ATGGCACTTCGATCACGCTCACACGCAACCACTCCGACCAGTGGCCCGGGCCGCGGCCCGATGTCCGACGGCCGCGTCCGGTACGGCCGTCGACGTCCGCACGGCCGGGCCCGGCAGCGGCAGGCGTCGGCCGACGAGATCCGCCGCCGGGCGCAGGCGCTCTTCGGCGAACAGGCGCTGCGACGAAGGGAGTCGGGGAACGGACCGCCGGGTGGTGAGCGGGATGCGGGGGCGGGGGCGGGGGACTTCGGGGAGGGGGCGCGGGGCGTCACTCCGGCGGTGCGTCTCGATATCCCCATTGGTACCCCGGTTGATGTCCCGGTCACAGTTCCCGCGGTCGATGTCCCAGTCGCAGTCCCTCGTGGACGGGCGGGCGTCAGCAGGGACGCGCCTCGTGCGGCGGAAGCGCCGGAAACCGCGGAAACCGCAGAAATTCCGGTAGCGGTGGGCAGTGGTGCCGGTGCGCATGCCCATGCCGGTGGCGGCGCCCGTGTTGTGGGCGGTCGGGCTGCCGGCGCTTGGCAGGAGCGGGCCGGGCTCGCGATGCGGGAGCGGATGCCTGTCTGGTTGCAGGTGCGGTGCGGTCTGGAGCGGCGGAGCGTGGTGGCGCTCACGGTGGTGCTGGTCGCTGCCGCGGTGCTCGCCACGCAGCACTTCTGGACGGGTCGTGCCCAGCCCGTTCGGGCGCCGGAAATCGTGCGGGCGGCGGCGCCGGTGGGGGCGGCACGGGCGGGTGTTACGGCCGTTCCCCGGGGTGTCACGGGCGCGGCCGGGGCCCAGATCGTGGTGGACGTCAGCGGCAAGGTGCGTGAACCGGGAGTGCATCGGCTGCCGGCCGGATCCAGGGTCACCGACGCCCTGCGAGCCGCGGGTGGGGTGCGTCCAGGTACGAAGACCGACGGGCTCAACCGGGCGCGCTTCCTTGTGGACGGCGAACAGGTGGTGGTCGGCGGGGCTGTGCCCGTACCGGGCGCGGTCATGGGCGGTACGGGCGGCTCGGGTGGCGGGGGAGCGGGCGGCTCCATGGGCGGTCCGGCGGCTGGTCCGGCGGCGCCTGTCCCGTTGAACACGGCCACAGTGGACCAGCTCGACACCTTGCCGGGGGTCGGTCCTGTGCTGGCCCAGCACATCATCGACTACCGCACCCAGCACGGCGGATACCGGTCCGTGGACGAACTGCGCGACGTGAACGGCATCGGTGACCGGCGCTTCGCCGACCTGCGAAATCTCGTGCAGCCATGA
- a CDS encoding DegV family protein: protein MSRHVAIVTDSTAYLPPRTMERHGIIAVPLTVVLGDRALEEGTEISARSLAQALQKRRPVTTSRPSPELFAETYRKLAESGATGIVSLHLSAEFSGTYDAAVLAAREAPVPVRVVDTGVVAMALGFCALSAAEVAEAGGTVDEAVTAAEKRAAGTSAYFYVDTLDYLRRGGRIGAAQALLGSALAVKPLLQLEGGRIELREKVRTASKAIARLEEIVADQAGGAQVDIAVHHLAAPDRAAALADRLRVRVPGLAELHVSEVGAVIGAHTGPGLLGVVVSPR from the coding sequence ATGTCCCGCCATGTCGCGATCGTCACCGATTCAACGGCCTACCTGCCGCCGCGGACGATGGAGCGCCACGGCATCATCGCGGTGCCGCTGACCGTGGTCCTCGGTGACCGGGCCCTCGAAGAGGGCACCGAGATCTCGGCCCGTTCCCTGGCCCAGGCACTCCAGAAGCGCCGGCCCGTCACCACCTCCCGTCCCAGCCCCGAGCTTTTCGCGGAGACCTACCGCAAGCTCGCCGAGTCCGGTGCCACCGGCATCGTCTCGCTGCACCTCTCCGCCGAGTTCTCGGGCACGTACGACGCCGCGGTGCTGGCGGCCCGTGAGGCGCCGGTGCCCGTGCGGGTGGTGGACACCGGCGTGGTCGCGATGGCCCTCGGGTTCTGCGCACTTTCGGCGGCCGAGGTGGCGGAAGCGGGCGGCACGGTGGACGAAGCCGTCACGGCCGCGGAGAAGCGGGCCGCCGGTACGTCCGCGTACTTCTACGTCGACACCCTCGACTATCTGCGCCGCGGCGGTCGGATAGGCGCCGCGCAGGCCCTCCTCGGCTCCGCCCTCGCCGTGAAGCCGCTGCTGCAGCTGGAAGGGGGCCGCATCGAGCTGCGGGAGAAGGTACGGACGGCGTCCAAGGCAATCGCTCGGCTGGAGGAGATCGTCGCCGACCAGGCGGGCGGCGCTCAGGTCGACATCGCCGTTCACCATCTGGCCGCCCCTGACCGGGCGGCGGCCCTCGCGGACCGATTGCGGGTACGGGTGCCGGGGCTGGCCGAGTTGCACGTGAGTGAGGTCGGGGCGGTGATCGGGGCGCATACGGGGCCCGGGTTGCTGGGAGTGGTCGTCTCGCCTCGGTAA
- the leuS gene encoding leucine--tRNA ligase: MSETNPAAAEVAAPHRYTAAMAADIEARWQDFWDAEGTYAAPNPSGDLAGDPELAAKPKKFIMDMFPYPSGAGLHVGHPLGYIATDVYARFQRMTGHNVLHTLGFDAFGLPAEQYAVQTGTHPRVSTEANIENMKVQLRRLGLGHDKRRSFATIDPGYYKWTQWIFLQIFNSWYDEEADRARPIAELIALFESGERAVPGDHARAWSELTATERADVLSEYRLAYASEAPVNWCPGLGTVLANEEVTADGRSERGNFPVFKAKLRQWNMRITAYADRLLNDLDALDWPEAIKLQQRNWIGRSEGARVDFAAGGEAITVFTTRPDTLFGASYMVLAPEHPLVEKLVPAAWPEGTHDVWTGGHATPAEAVAAYRAQAASKSDVERQAEAKDKTGVFIGSYATNPVNGEKVPVFIADYVLMGYGTGAIMAVPAGDQRDFEFARAFELPIPCIVEPTDGRGTDTSTWDNAFGAYDAKIINSANDDISLDGLAVADAKARITEWLEGKAIGRGTVNFRLRDWLFSRQRYWGEPFPIVYDEDGVAHSLPESMLPLELPEVEDYSPRTFDADDANTSPETPLSRNADWVNVTLDLGDGRGPQKYRRETNTMPNWAGSCWYELRYLDPNNDRKLVDPAIEQYWMGPREGQPHGGVDLYVGGAEHAVLHLLYARFWSKVLFDLGHVSSVEPFHRLFNQGMIQAFVYRDSRGIAVPAAEVEERDGAFYHQGEKVSRVLGKMGKSLKNAVTPDEVSAEYGADTLRLYEMAMGPLDVSRPWDTRAVVGQYRLLQRLWRNVVDEDSGEVTVVDTEADETTLRALHKAIDGVRQDLEGLRFNTAIAKVTELNNHLTKVGGPVARPVAEALVLLVAPLAPHIAEELWRRLGHPDSVVHQDFPVADPAYVVDESVTCVVQIKGKVRARLEVSPSISDDELEKVALGDDKVVEALAGAGIRKVIVRAPKLVNIVTA; this comes from the coding sequence ATGAGCGAGACGAACCCCGCTGCCGCCGAGGTCGCAGCGCCGCACCGCTACACGGCTGCCATGGCGGCCGACATCGAGGCACGCTGGCAGGACTTCTGGGACGCCGAGGGCACGTACGCGGCCCCCAACCCGAGCGGCGATCTGGCGGGCGACCCGGAGCTGGCCGCCAAGCCCAAGAAGTTCATCATGGACATGTTCCCGTACCCCTCCGGTGCGGGTCTGCACGTCGGCCATCCGCTGGGCTACATCGCGACCGACGTGTACGCCCGCTTCCAGCGCATGACCGGCCACAACGTCCTGCACACCCTGGGCTTCGACGCCTTCGGCCTGCCCGCCGAGCAGTACGCCGTGCAGACCGGCACGCACCCCCGGGTGTCCACCGAGGCCAACATCGAGAACATGAAGGTCCAGCTGCGTCGGCTGGGCCTGGGCCACGACAAGCGCCGGTCCTTCGCCACGATCGACCCGGGCTACTACAAGTGGACCCAGTGGATCTTCCTGCAGATCTTCAACTCCTGGTACGACGAGGAGGCGGACAGGGCCCGCCCGATCGCCGAGCTGATCGCCCTGTTCGAGAGCGGCGAGCGCGCCGTACCGGGTGACCACGCGCGCGCGTGGAGCGAGCTGACCGCCACCGAGCGCGCCGACGTCCTGAGCGAGTACCGCCTGGCGTACGCCTCCGAGGCACCCGTCAACTGGTGCCCGGGACTGGGCACCGTACTGGCGAACGAGGAGGTCACCGCCGACGGCCGTTCCGAGCGCGGCAACTTCCCCGTCTTCAAGGCCAAGCTGCGCCAGTGGAACATGCGCATCACCGCCTACGCCGACCGGCTGCTGAACGACCTGGACGCGCTGGACTGGCCCGAGGCCATCAAACTGCAGCAGCGCAACTGGATCGGCCGCTCCGAGGGCGCTCGGGTCGACTTCGCCGCGGGCGGCGAGGCCATCACGGTCTTCACCACCCGCCCCGACACCCTGTTCGGCGCCAGCTACATGGTCCTGGCGCCCGAGCACCCGCTGGTCGAGAAGCTGGTCCCGGCCGCCTGGCCCGAGGGCACCCACGACGTCTGGACGGGTGGCCACGCCACGCCCGCCGAGGCCGTCGCCGCCTACCGCGCCCAGGCCGCCTCGAAGTCGGACGTCGAGCGGCAGGCCGAGGCCAAGGACAAGACCGGTGTCTTCATCGGCTCGTACGCAACCAACCCGGTCAACGGCGAGAAGGTCCCCGTCTTCATCGCCGACTACGTCCTGATGGGGTACGGCACCGGCGCGATCATGGCCGTGCCGGCGGGCGACCAGCGCGACTTCGAGTTCGCACGCGCCTTCGAGCTGCCGATCCCCTGCATCGTCGAGCCGACCGACGGACGCGGCACCGACACCTCGACGTGGGACAACGCCTTCGGGGCGTACGACGCGAAGATCATCAACTCGGCCAACGACGACATCTCGCTGGACGGGCTGGCCGTCGCCGACGCCAAGGCACGCATCACCGAGTGGCTGGAAGGCAAGGCAATCGGCCGCGGGACCGTCAACTTCCGGTTGCGCGACTGGCTGTTCAGCCGCCAGCGCTACTGGGGCGAGCCCTTCCCCATCGTCTACGACGAGGACGGCGTCGCCCACTCGCTGCCCGAGTCGATGCTGCCCCTGGAGCTGCCCGAGGTCGAGGACTACTCGCCGCGCACCTTCGACGCCGACGACGCGAACACCTCCCCGGAGACCCCGCTGTCCCGCAACGCGGACTGGGTCAACGTCACCCTGGACCTGGGCGACGGCCGAGGCCCGCAGAAGTACCGCCGCGAGACCAACACCATGCCCAACTGGGCCGGTTCCTGCTGGTACGAGCTGCGCTACCTGGACCCGAACAACGACCGGAAACTGGTCGACCCGGCCATCGAGCAGTACTGGATGGGCCCCCGGGAGGGCCAGCCGCACGGCGGCGTCGACCTGTACGTCGGCGGCGCCGAGCACGCCGTACTGCACCTGCTGTACGCGCGCTTCTGGTCCAAGGTCCTGTTCGACCTGGGGCATGTCTCCTCCGTCGAGCCGTTCCACAGGCTGTTCAACCAGGGCATGATCCAGGCCTTCGTGTACCGCGACAGCCGCGGCATCGCCGTCCCGGCCGCCGAGGTGGAGGAGCGCGACGGCGCCTTCTACCACCAGGGCGAGAAGGTCTCCCGGGTGCTGGGCAAGATGGGCAAGTCCCTGAAGAACGCGGTCACTCCGGACGAGGTCAGCGCCGAGTACGGAGCGGACACGCTGCGCCTGTACGAGATGGCGATGGGTCCCCTGGACGTGTCCCGGCCGTGGGACACGCGCGCGGTGGTGGGCCAGTACCGGCTGCTGCAGCGGCTGTGGCGCAACGTCGTCGACGAGGACAGCGGCGAGGTCACCGTCGTCGACACCGAGGCCGACGAGACGACCCTGCGAGCGCTGCACAAGGCGATCGACGGCGTCCGCCAGGACCTGGAGGGCCTGCGGTTCAACACCGCCATCGCCAAGGTCACCGAGCTGAACAACCACCTGACGAAGGTGGGCGGTCCGGTCGCGCGTCCCGTCGCCGAGGCCCTGGTGCTGCTGGTCGCGCCGCTGGCCCCGCACATCGCCGAGGAGCTGTGGCGCAGGCTGGGCCACCCCGACTCGGTCGTCCACCAGGACTTCCCGGTCGCCGACCCCGCGTACGTCGTGGACGAGAGCGTGACCTGCGTCGTGCAGATCAAAGGCAAGGTCAGGGCCCGCCTGGAGGTCTCGCCGTCGATCTCCGACGACGAGCTGGAGAAGGTGGCTCTGGGTGACGACAAGGTCGTGGAGGCGCTGGCCGGAGCGGGTATCCGCAAGGTGATCGTGCGGGCGCCGAAGCTGGTCAACATCGTCACGGCGTAG
- a CDS encoding ferric reductase-like transmembrane domain-containing protein, whose product MNPRSNSSLPGTGRSASGMATAAMLLLIPVIVLVGGDSVQDFLNFGAGVLSLVALSCSVIWGLVATDRVFLNTRQRLIAQAVHRTTAVSSVAFLLLHVSVKLALDHVTLIAALIPFSLGVTGTSGLIGMGSMAGLLMIFTAVTGALRSRFASPAPVAARWRAMHMLAYPAWCFALVHGLYAGRQAKPIFTILYGLCLLAVIAALALRSAPRPFKRRVAAQIMAILGSQERPGREGLDASRARLGESTLPGYENQSAGRPARGDSGVPPQRSAPGASPLYDAPASRTMTPEPANDGFAAAYRAVTPPRAQDPYNMDQTARMDIQATEAMPRMDGSTSGSWPVPSPPPVGEAPVSAYDPMADTGYNIPTYGNPGTAAYGMSDMYNTGESNAAYGTYNANDTYNSGPATDANPGASYDFDAPGSGEPWNAPSGGFK is encoded by the coding sequence ATGAACCCTCGTAGTAACAGTTCGCTTCCTGGTACCGGCCGTTCGGCCAGCGGGATGGCGACGGCTGCCATGCTGCTGCTCATACCGGTGATCGTGCTGGTCGGCGGTGACTCGGTCCAGGACTTCCTGAACTTCGGTGCCGGCGTCCTGTCACTGGTCGCCCTCTCCTGCTCGGTGATCTGGGGCCTGGTCGCGACCGACCGGGTCTTCCTGAACACCCGTCAGCGACTGATCGCACAGGCCGTGCACCGGACGACCGCTGTCTCCTCGGTCGCCTTCCTGCTGCTGCACGTCTCGGTCAAGCTGGCACTCGACCACGTCACACTGATCGCCGCGCTGATCCCCTTCAGCCTGGGCGTCACCGGCACCTCAGGCCTGATCGGCATGGGCTCCATGGCCGGCCTGCTCATGATCTTCACGGCCGTCACCGGCGCACTGCGCAGCCGGTTCGCCTCCCCGGCACCGGTCGCGGCACGCTGGCGCGCGATGCACATGCTGGCCTACCCGGCCTGGTGCTTCGCGCTGGTCCACGGGCTGTACGCGGGACGCCAGGCGAAGCCGATCTTCACGATCCTGTACGGCCTGTGCCTGCTGGCGGTCATCGCCGCCCTGGCACTGCGTTCGGCGCCCCGCCCGTTCAAGCGCAGGGTGGCCGCCCAGATCATGGCGATCCTGGGCTCCCAGGAGCGACCGGGCCGCGAGGGCCTGGACGCCAGCCGGGCGCGCCTCGGGGAGTCCACCCTGCCGGGCTACGAGAACCAGTCCGCCGGCAGGCCCGCGCGCGGGGACTCCGGAGTGCCCCCGCAGCGCAGCGCGCCCGGCGCGTCGCCGCTCTACGACGCTCCGGCCAGCCGCACCATGACCCCCGAACCCGCGAACGACGGCTTCGCGGCCGCCTATCGGGCCGTGACGCCCCCGCGCGCGCAGGACCCGTACAACATGGACCAGACCGCGCGGATGGACATCCAGGCCACCGAAGCGATGCCGCGCATGGACGGCAGCACGTCGGGCAGTTGGCCGGTCCCCTCCCCGCCGCCCGTCGGTGAAGCTCCCGTGTCGGCGTACGACCCCATGGCCGACACCGGATACAACATCCCGACCTATGGCAATCCGGGCACAGCCGCGTACGGCATGAGTGATATGTACAACACCGGTGAGTCGAATGCCGCCTATGGCACGTACAACGCGAACGACACGTACAACAGCGGTCCCGCCACTGATGCAAACCCCGGTGCTTCCTATGACTTCGACGCACCGGGTTCGGGCGAACCTTGGAACGCGCCTTCCGGAGGCTTTAAGTGA
- a CDS encoding NADH-ubiquinone oxidoreductase-F iron-sulfur binding region domain-containing protein: MNEALPDVPEVRVVGLPQLTSGFDLVERLDLPMHLKVHGPLEPMGGEQLAQLSERISLKGRGGAGFPFHKKLRSVAETAIRRGVRPVVVVNASEDEPACRKDTVLVNRAPHLILDGALLCAEAMGARTLVIGVTRESTQRSMEAALAERGLNNGRRSALRARVQRNPIRMVTGAAASLIRSIDGGPAIPPGRKISASQSGVGGAPTLLSNAETYAQLAIAARIGAERYCNTGLYDEPGTVMLTVSGAVARPMVIEVPTGVPLRYVLQLAGAPPVPQGVLTGGYHGKWIDAATVNEAIVSRNSLDAVGGALGAGAILPISQDTCPLGESLRVAQWLAEESAGQCGPCYLGLPAAARGMADILNGGGPAALEAVKQVAKSVKRRGACSHPDGSAMFLESTIKAFTDDLAAHVLGNGCGRPVEGVLPLFEGGQTPTGIPGGQAEEESGPSRQKIYVDWTLCRGHGLCADILPEVFELGADGFPTVAQAKVPRYAEAKALRAVRRCPALALRLEEDTRASAPDRLPVLSQRGGRGRRALGSGR; this comes from the coding sequence GTGAACGAGGCTCTGCCCGACGTACCCGAAGTCCGCGTGGTGGGGCTTCCCCAGCTCACGTCGGGTTTCGACCTCGTCGAGAGACTTGACCTGCCCATGCACCTCAAGGTGCACGGTCCGCTCGAACCGATGGGCGGCGAGCAGCTCGCACAGCTCTCCGAACGTATTTCCCTCAAGGGCCGCGGCGGCGCGGGTTTCCCCTTCCACAAGAAGCTGCGGTCGGTCGCCGAGACGGCGATCCGCCGCGGTGTGCGGCCGGTCGTGGTCGTCAACGCGAGCGAGGACGAGCCCGCCTGCCGCAAGGACACGGTGCTGGTCAACCGTGCCCCGCACCTGATCCTGGACGGCGCCCTGCTGTGCGCGGAGGCCATGGGCGCCCGCACCCTCGTCATCGGGGTGACACGTGAATCCACCCAGCGTTCCATGGAGGCCGCGCTCGCCGAGCGCGGCCTGAACAACGGCCGCCGATCGGCCCTCCGCGCGCGCGTGCAGCGCAATCCGATCCGCATGGTCACCGGCGCCGCCGCCTCACTGATCCGTTCCATCGACGGCGGTCCGGCGATCCCGCCCGGCCGCAAGATCAGCGCCTCGCAGAGCGGCGTCGGCGGCGCACCCACCCTGCTGTCCAACGCCGAGACATACGCCCAACTGGCGATCGCCGCCCGCATCGGGGCCGAGCGCTACTGCAACACCGGCCTGTACGACGAGCCGGGCACCGTCATGCTCACGGTCTCCGGCGCGGTCGCCCGCCCCATGGTGATCGAGGTGCCGACGGGTGTCCCGCTGCGCTACGTCCTCCAGCTCGCCGGCGCCCCGCCGGTCCCACAGGGTGTGCTGACCGGCGGCTACCACGGCAAGTGGATCGACGCGGCGACGGTCAACGAGGCGATCGTCTCGCGCAACTCCCTGGACGCGGTGGGCGGTGCGCTCGGCGCCGGCGCGATCCTGCCGATCAGCCAGGACACCTGCCCGCTGGGCGAGTCCCTGCGTGTGGCCCAGTGGCTGGCCGAGGAGAGCGCCGGTCAGTGCGGCCCCTGTTACCTCGGTCTGCCCGCCGCGGCGCGCGGCATGGCGGACATCCTCAACGGCGGCGGCCCGGCCGCCCTGGAGGCCGTCAAGCAGGTCGCCAAGTCCGTGAAGCGGCGCGGCGCGTGCTCGCATCCTGACGGTTCGGCGATGTTCCTGGAATCGACCATCAAGGCGTTCACGGACGACCTCGCCGCCCATGTCCTCGGAAACGGCTGCGGGAGGCCCGTAGAAGGCGTTCTGCCGCTCTTCGAGGGCGGTCAGACGCCCACGGGTATCCCGGGCGGCCAGGCGGAGGAGGAGAGCGGCCCCAGCCGTCAGAAGATCTACGTCGACTGGACCCTCTGCCGGGGCCACGGCCTGTGCGCCGACATCCTCCCGGAGGTCTTCGAACTGGGCGCCGACGGCTTCCCGACCGTCGCGCAGGCGAAGGTGCCCCGGTACGCGGAGGCGAAGGCGCTGCGCGCGGTGCGCCGCTGCCCGGCGCTGGCGCTGCGTCTTGAGGAGGACACCAGGGCCTCGGCCCCCGACCGTCTGCCGGTCCTCTCCCAGCGCGGCGGCAGGGGCCGCCGCGCCCTCGGCAGCGGTCGCTGA